One genomic region from Rosa rugosa chromosome 1, drRosRugo1.1, whole genome shotgun sequence encodes:
- the LOC133745423 gene encoding small ribosomal subunit protein uS5w-like isoform X1 — MDERGGGATGEPGGFGRGIRGFKVFVVVGDSKSHVGLGIKCSKEVATAIRGAIIVAKLWVIPVRRGYKIGKPHTMHCKVTGKCGSVIVGMVLAPRGSGIMVARVPKKVFQFAGIDDVFTSSKGSTKTLETLSRKSRGSLLKMPMESHRLRSKVLENYKGFTPLP, encoded by the exons ATGGATGAAAGAGGAGGCGGCGCCACTGGCGAGCCTGGAGGCTTCGGCCGCGGAATCAGAGGCTTCAAGGTCTTTGTCGTCGTCGGCGACAGCAAAAGCCATGTCGGACTCGGCATCAAGTGCAGCAAGGAGGTTGCTACTGCTATTCGTGGAGCCATTATTGTGGCTAAGCTGTGGGTGATTCCTGTGAGGAGGGGTTACAAGATCGGAAAGCCCCACACCATGCATTGCAAGGTCACCGGAAAGTGTGGCTCTGTTATCGTGGGGATGGTGCTTGCTCCTCGTGGTTCTGGTATTATGGTGGCTAGGGTTCCCAAGAAGGTGTTCCAATTTGCTGGTATTGATGATGTGTTCACTTCATCCAAGGGGTCTACCAAGACTCTCGAAACTTTGTCAAG GAAAAGCAGAGGGAGCTTGCTGAAAATGCCAATGGAAAGTCACCGGTTAAGAAGCAAAGTTCTGGAGAATTACAAAG GCTTTACCCCACTTCCATAA
- the LOC133745423 gene encoding small ribosomal subunit protein uS5w-like isoform X2, with amino-acid sequence MDERGGGATGEPGGFGRGIRGFKVFVVVGDSKSHVGLGIKCSKEVATAIRGAIIVAKLWVIPVRRGYKIGKPHTMHCKVTGKCGSVIVGMVLAPRGSGIMVARVPKKVFQFAGIDDVFTSSKGSTKTLETLSRKSRGSLLKMPMESHRLRSKVLENYKVLV; translated from the exons ATGGATGAAAGAGGAGGCGGCGCCACTGGCGAGCCTGGAGGCTTCGGCCGCGGAATCAGAGGCTTCAAGGTCTTTGTCGTCGTCGGCGACAGCAAAAGCCATGTCGGACTCGGCATCAAGTGCAGCAAGGAGGTTGCTACTGCTATTCGTGGAGCCATTATTGTGGCTAAGCTGTGGGTGATTCCTGTGAGGAGGGGTTACAAGATCGGAAAGCCCCACACCATGCATTGCAAGGTCACCGGAAAGTGTGGCTCTGTTATCGTGGGGATGGTGCTTGCTCCTCGTGGTTCTGGTATTATGGTGGCTAGGGTTCCCAAGAAGGTGTTCCAATTTGCTGGTATTGATGATGTGTTCACTTCATCCAAGGGGTCTACCAAGACTCTCGAAACTTTGTCAAG GAAAAGCAGAGGGAGCTTGCTGAAAATGCCAATGGAAAGTCACCGGTTAAGAAGCAAAGTTCTGGAGAATTACAAAG TCCTCGTTTGA
- the LOC133745442 gene encoding uncharacterized protein LOC133745442 isoform X1, which yields MQRKERKRSMKRGRGLDFWACTIIYKRGERLGHGSDIHAIEIVGYLKVGNFVSGELQRCPVASFDLGRQVSNKLLFHCNLSHTLIKALFVIFTSCQILKVTRDSIHEDSYEDLFKELSKYRLIILRLEL from the exons ATGCAgaggaaagaaaggaaaagaagcatGAAAAGAGGAAGAGGATTGGATTTTTGGGCGTGTACAATAATTTACAAGAGGGGTGAAAGATTGGGGCATGGTTCAGATATACATGCAATTGAGATTGTTGGGTATCTGAAAGTAGGGAACTTTGTTTCTGGGGAACTTCAAAG GTGCCCTGTTGCTTCGTTTGATTTGGGTCGTCAAGTATCGAATAAGTTATTGTTTCATTGCAATTTAAGCCacacccttattaaag CCCTCTTTGTGATATTCACTTCTTGCCAAATCCTTAAAGTAACCAGGGACTCAATTCATGAG GACTCTTATGAGGATCTGTTTAAAGAGCTGAGCAAGTATAGACTGATCATTCTCAGGCTAGAATTATAA
- the LOC133745442 gene encoding uncharacterized protein LOC133745442 isoform X2: MPDLNTSNHTIIQFSASRTPWRVYRNRCPVASFDLGRQVSNKLLFHCNLSHTLIKALFVIFTSCQILKVTRDSIHEDSYEDLFKELSKYRLIILRLEL, from the exons ATGCCTGATTTGAATACCAGTAACCATACCATAATACAATTCTCGGCCAGTAGAACGCCTTGGAGAGTTTATAGAAAtcg GTGCCCTGTTGCTTCGTTTGATTTGGGTCGTCAAGTATCGAATAAGTTATTGTTTCATTGCAATTTAAGCCacacccttattaaag CCCTCTTTGTGATATTCACTTCTTGCCAAATCCTTAAAGTAACCAGGGACTCAATTCATGAG GACTCTTATGAGGATCTGTTTAAAGAGCTGAGCAAGTATAGACTGATCATTCTCAGGCTAGAATTATAA